Below is a genomic region from Pectobacterium polaris.
GGGTATTTGTGCATGGCGTGTCCCAGCCCGACGCGCTCCAGCATCCGGGCAGCATCGTCTCGCGCCGCCTGCTTGCGCTGCCCAAACAGCCTGCCGAGCCAAGGGGAACGTGGTATCTCCAGCCCAATCACCACGTTTTCCAGCACGGTTAAATGTGGAAAAACCGAATAGCGTTGAAACACCACGCCGCGGCTGGCATCCGGTTCAGCGGGCAGCCGCTTCCCTTCGAGCCGCACTTCACCACGGCTGGGCGTTTCCTGCCCCAGCAGCAGACGCAGAAAGGTGGATTTACCACAGCCGGATGCCCCGACCATCGTGCAGAACTCCCCTTCCTCAACGTTCAGGTTGAGCCGTTCCAGCACGACGTGGTCGCCGTATTCCTGCCAGATGTTATCGATCTCGATAAAACTCATGCTTTGCTTTCCTCTGACCACGGGAACCAACGGCGATGCAGCCAGCGCAGCGCCATATCCATGAGCCATGCCAGCAGCGTGATCCACACGACGTAAGGCAGAATCACATCCATTGCCAGATAGCGGCGTACCAGAAAGATGCGGTAACCGAGCCCTGCCGTTGCCGAAATCGCTTCGGCAGAAATCAGGAACAACCATGCCGCGCCCAACAGCAGCCGCAGTGAAATCAACAGCCGCGACAGCAGCTGTGGCAGGATGACGCGCAGCACCACGACCCAGCTGTTCG
It encodes:
- a CDS encoding ABC transporter ATP-binding protein, whose product is MSFIEIDNIWQEYGDHVVLERLNLNVEEGEFCTMVGASGCGKSTFLRLLLGQETPSRGEVRLEGKRLPAEPDASRGVVFQRYSVFPHLTVLENVVIGLEIPRSPWLGRLFGQRKQAARDDAARMLERVGLGHAMHKYPNQLSGGMQQRLAIAQAFIVQPRILLLDEPFGALDPGIRGDMHTLLLELWRETRLTVFMVTHDLPEGFHLGTRLLVFDKVRIDPHAPEAYGARITYDIPLNQARLATRQRALTLVPPVVSVATSPI